In Clostridia bacterium, the DNA window CCGCGGCGGGTGGACGGTGATATGGGCGCCGGATCGAAAGACCGCATGCGCGCTGTTCCGCGCGGTCCATCCCGACAAGACCGAGGGCGTGCTCAACTGCAGCAGCGTCTACAGCGAGGAAGAGTTCGAGAAAACAAATATGTACCATCTGGGCAACTTCGGCGCGCGCTGTCACGAGGTTATCGAAGTGACGCGGACGGTTTCGTCACGCGCGGAGAGGAAGGGGGGCGAGGAGGCATAACAATGGCGAAGGCGAAGAGGAAATACCCGAATTACGTCATCGAGAGCGCGGCGCGGGCAACGCTGGAAGCGATAAGGCGCTTTATGGCGGAGAAGCCGGACGCGCTGCAGGGAGGGGGTGACGTGAATGAAAATGTGCAGGTGCTGCGGAGCGCCGGCGACGGCGGACGAGCACGGCTTCAGTGAATGCTGCGGCGAGAAGCTCGAGGAGCCCGTGCAGTGCGAAGTGTGCGGCGCGCGGATTTCGCCGACCTACGCCTGCTTCGGAATGTGCGACGACTGCGAGGAAAAGACGTTGAGCGACTTCTACGGCGAATACTGGAGCAAGCTGACCGACGGGCAGCGGGAGCTGCTGAAGTACAGACTGAAAGACTATTTCCAGGGAGGTGATCAGATTGAAAGGTAAAAACGGAATTATCATCATCAGACCGAATGATGAAGCGGAGATCGTCCACACGCCCGTGGATATGACGCTCGAGTTTATGCAGAGCGTTGTCGGCGGGTATATCGAGGTGCTGCGTCTGAAGCGCGGGCTCGTGCTCGTTATGGATGATGACGGCAAGCTGAAGGCGAACCCGCAGATAAACCGCATCGCGACTGAGCTTGCGCGGCTGCCTTACGACGTCGTCGGCACGGCGTTCCTCTGCCGCGAGGAAGGGGAGCAGCTGCTGCCGCTCACGCCGGAGCAGCTTGCGGGTATGACTGAGCTGCTGAAGGCGTACCGCCCCTGCAAAGTCACCGTGCCGAAGCCGCCCCGTTCGCTCGCGACGCCGAGGTGGGACTTCCAATGCCGCCGCTGGCGCGTGCAGACCTGCAGGAACGGAAAGCACGTCAACGCGACCGGCCGCACGGCGCAGGAGGCGAAAGACAAGCTGGAGCGCAAGCTCGAATTGCTGGAGGCGGGAGTATGAGAAGGGAAACAAGCTGGAAGGCGGCGGTGCTTACCGCTTTTATCCTGGTCGGCGTGATCTGCGTCATAATGGCGGCTTTCAAATCCTGCCGCGCCGATGAAGAGAAAGCGCCGGAGCCGGCGCCCGCGGCCGAAGCCGTAAGCGCGGCTGATGAGTTCAGAGCTCCGGCGAAATACGAGCCGGAGCCGGAGGTCGAAGCGGAAATACCGCCGAGGACTTATATCGGCAGCTGCCGGCTCACCGTCTACAACGCGGAGGAGAGCCGCTGGGGGTATCAGACCGCGACCGGCGCGACGTCCGCGCATCTTATGACCTGCGCCGTGGATCCGTCCGTCATCCCTTACGGCAGCAACGTCATCGTTATCGATAAGGACGGCGAGGAGCACCGGTTCAAGGCGGTCGACTGCGGCGGCTTTTCGGGCCGCTGGGTGGATATATTCTTCGACGGGCGCATCGCCGCCGGCATAGACTGGCTGGACGAGTGCTTCGGCGGGGACTTCGCGGAAGTGTATATCGAGGAGGCGCAGCTATGAGAGTAACGTATGATAGCGTATTCGAGCTCGCGCAGGCGGCTATCAGGTGCAATAACACAGCTGAAAAGGGAAAGTGTGAATACTGCCCGTTTTACGACGGCTGCACCATCGACGAACCGGAAAACAGAAGCACGCTTTGCGCGGAAATCGACAAATAAGGAGGCGTCGTGATGGGCACATACGATAATCTCGTCGCCAAGCTCGAGGAGACCGCGGAAAACCTCGAGCGTGTGTGCTGTGACGAGCTTCAGATCGCGATAGGCGCGATCCGGAAAAGAACGCCGCTGCCGCCGGTCGTCAAGGGGGACGTGCGTGTGTACTGTCCCTCCTGCGGCCGTCAGATACGCAGCGGAAACGGGAAAAGCTCCGTCGCCAAAAAGAGCCGAGACCTGTATTGCTGCTGGTGCGGCCAGGCGATAAGGAGCGACGACGAAAGAAAGGAGTAACGAATGTATCATCTGACAATAACGGATAAAGAAACAGGCAAGGTCCTCGAAGATCTCGACTGCAGCATCATTATCGCGGGGGGGGACGCGGGGAAGAGGGGCAACTTCCAGATCGCGCTCGCCGGCGGAGTAAATCGTCTCGATCTGCTCGCGGCGTGGACGAGCGCCAAGATCAACCTCGATACCATCGCGGAGGCGAACCCCTTCATAAAAGACGCGATCGACCGCGGGATAATCGACGAGGTGAGTAAGGAAACCGTGAAAGCGGCCCGCGAATCGTACAAGCAGACGACCGTCGTGGTCCCGAAGAAGCGGGAAGAGTGACGGCGAACACAAGCGAAAGGAGGGATAAATGTGATGCAGCTCGGATTTAATCGGCGCGAATGGACGAAGTGCGCTGTCTGCGGGAAGGTAGTGCCCGTGGATGAGACCGAATACAACGGTCAATTTGTTTGCGCGGCGTGCGCCG includes these proteins:
- a CDS encoding DUF3846 domain-containing protein, giving the protein MKGKNGIIIIRPNDEAEIVHTPVDMTLEFMQSVVGGYIEVLRLKRGLVLVMDDDGKLKANPQINRIATELARLPYDVVGTAFLCREEGEQLLPLTPEQLAGMTELLKAYRPCKVTVPKPPRSLATPRWDFQCRRWRVQTCRNGKHVNATGRTAQEAKDKLERKLELLEAGV